In Sesamum indicum cultivar Zhongzhi No. 13 unplaced genomic scaffold, S_indicum_v1.0 scaffold00188, whole genome shotgun sequence, one genomic interval encodes:
- the LOC105179666 gene encoding uncharacterized CRM domain-containing protein At3g25440, chloroplastic has product MLRSLRRVSLLLNCPPTFRPVLRTPEPVFNLLGPSCQLHQNPQNSWRVIWLWQRRSFSHGSVRLVISPQGKPKFETHEIEPPKKEKWKTKKRLKLQRKREKQKRKAANKRDPRRLGVKGKKKRQRFSSAEERIKYKLEKARIKEALLIERLKRYEVPKAQGPVVEPHVLTGEERFYMKKMAQKRSNYVPVGRRGIFGGVILNMHLHWKKHETVKVICKPCKPGQVQEYAYEIARLSGGIPIQIIGDDTIIFYRGKNYVQPEVMSPVDTLSKKRALEKSKYEQSLESVRRFIAIAEKELELYYRHVALYGDPNDRDPKSILDHQRTNPGREKAQVTKRLEGLSAAVDGSDDEESSEFEDTSDDERKSSSDLDCEAVDMLSEDLVSSDDIADNSFFVQQSAATQFPSSTDY; this is encoded by the exons ATGCTCCGAAGTCTCAGGAGAGTTTCTTTGCTTCTCAATTGTCCTCCCACTTTCAg GCCAGTTCTTAGGACCCCAGAACCCGTTTTTAATCTTTTAGGGCCTTCATGTCAATTGCATCAAAACCCACAAAATTCTTGGCGAGTAATTTGGCTGTGGCAAAGGAGAAGCTTCAGTCATGGGTCAGTGCGTTTGGTAATATCACCACAGGGAAAGCCAAAGTTTGAGACTCATGAAATTGAGCCCCCAAAGAAGGAGAAATGGAAGACAAAGAAAAGGCTGAAGCTTcagaggaaaagagaaaagcagAAGAGAAAGGCTGCCAATAAGAGAGATCCTAGAAGGCTTGGAGTCAAAGGCAAGAAGAAGAGACAGAGGTTTTCCAGTGCAGAGGAGAGAATCAAGTACAAGCTTGAAAAA GCAAGAATAAAGGAGGCCTTATTAATTGAAAGGTTGAAGAGGTATGAAGTTCCCAAAGCTCAGGGTCCTGTAGTCGAACCCCATGTCTTAACTGGTGAGGAGCGATTCTACATGAAGAAGATGGCCCAGAAAAGGTCCAATTATGTTCCAGTTGGCAGACGAGGAATTTTTGGAGGAGTTATTCTTAACATGCATCTACATTGGAAGAAACATGAAACTGTCAAGGTCATTTGCAAACCTTGCAAGCCTGGGCAAGTACAAGAATATGCATATGAAATTGCTAGGCTGAGTGGTGGAATTCCAATCCAAATAATTGGAGATGACACGATAATCTTTTATCGAGGAAAGAACTATGTCCAACCAGAAGTTATGTCGCCAGTGGATACATTATCAAAGAAACGG GCACTGGAAAAGTCGAAATACGAACAGTCGCTTGAATCCGTGAGACGTTTCATTGCTATTGCTGAGAAGGAACTAGAACTATATTACCGGCATGTTGCACTTTATGGTGATCCAAATGATAGAGATCCTAAGTCAATTCTCGACCATCAAAGGACCAACCCTGGACGAGAGAAAGCCCAGGTAACAAAAAGATTGGAAGGTCTTTCAGCAGCAGTAGATGGTTCTGATGATGAAGAGTCTTCTGAATTTGAGGATACATCTGATGATGAAAGAAAGTCTTCAAGTGATTTGGATTGTGAGGCTGTTGACATGTTAAGTGAAGACTTAGTTTCTTCTGATGATATTGCAGATAACTCATTTTTTGTGCAACAAAGTGCTGCTACGCAGTTTCCCTCATCGACTGATTACTGA
- the LOC105179665 gene encoding putative lysine-specific demethylase JMJ16 isoform X2 has protein sequence MGTELVGPCVKEDSMEIPSIPPGFESLVPFNLKRTEDNQVSGYSSSASAVESLTVKLEKEVDSNDDSKTVKSLRRRLGIKYNQFDNSSGDEHESEQHMFLRHQLPKGVVRGCEACSNCQKVTAKWHPEEARRPDIEEAPVFYPSEEEFEDTLKYISSIRAKAETYGICRIVPPPSWKPPCPLKERNIWENSKFTTRIQRIDKLQNRNSMKKILPTNHNKRRKKRRCMKGGVDNENSNEEIKTACVVGVYEAERFGFEPGPEFTLDTFQKYANDFKAQYFSRNKNFSDPGCNSMMVEEQWQPSVENIEGEYWRMVEKPTEEIEVLYGADLETGVFGSGFPKNAQQVHSASDIKYINSGWNLNNFPRLPGSVLSFEDSDISGVLVPWLYIGMCFSSFCWHVEDHHLYSLNYMHWGDPKMWYGVPGSDALKLEAAMRKHLPDLFEEQPDLLHKLVTQLSPSILKSEGVPVYRCVQNPGEFVLTFPRAYHAGFNCGFNCAEAVNVAPVDWLPHGQNAIQLYREQGRKTSISHDKLLLGAAREAVKANWEYNLLRKSTSNNLRWKDVCGKEGILSKALKTRVEMERSQREFLCKSSQALKMESSFDANSERECSICLFDLHLSAAGCHHCSPDKYACLHHAKQLCSCSWGAKFFLFRYDINELNILVEALEGKLSAVYRWARLDLGLALSSYVSRDNMQIPGLLGKLSYGSQVAPSDMSSLPIVVSSKEQKGQPDGSLLNPTKYSGGPNSSQKLKSPVVVLALENMKASSNLLSQKVEVAKHCLPCKKDNFLQSAPRYKASLCQLSQVNDLKPPCKENLASEKPEGNQLSYPGNKDVILLSDDEGDQPSKEPSVEKEASEKHTGSVQKPVCPANMVSLSSCIRNPASTTTVTGPCVIPDILKQGSSIECPKVEDHAAETERYLGVNSLSSSCSKFPSTDSDSSKHAPKKKETPNCDEANADSDHKPQQIDDGRSSHGDSNKKLELDIESKSIDNVQTVSCNPSGSQNILDKYYRQKGPRIAKVVRRINCNVEPLDFGNVRAGKLWCDSRAIYPKGFRSRVRYIDVVDPTNMCYYVSEILDAGRTGPLFMVLTSSKCIFPFPLVLADDFYCISLTLCQ, from the exons ATGGGCACAGAACTTGTTGGACCTTGTGTCAAAGAAGATAGCATGGAAATTCCCTCAATTCCTCCTGGTTTTGAGTCACTTGTGCCCTTCAATCTAAAGAGGACAGAGGATAATCAAGTTAGTGGTTACTCGAGCTCTGCTAGTGCTGTTGAATCACTAACAGTCAAGTTGGAGAAAGAGGTTGATTCTAATGACGACTCAAAAACCGTGAAATCCCTTAGGCGTAGGCTCGGAATAAAGTACAACCAGTTCGATAACAGTTCAGGTGATGAACACGAGTCTGAGCAG CATATGTTTTTGAGGCACCAGCTCCCAAAAGGGGTTGTTCGTGGGTGTGAAGCCTGTAGCAACTGTCAGAAG GTAACTGCAAAATGGCATCCAGAAGAAGCTCGCCGGCCCGATATTGAGGAGGCTCCCGTCTTCTATCCTTCTGAAGAG GAGTTTGAAGACACCTTAAAGTACATTTCAAGCATACGCGCTAAAGCAGAAACATATGGGATCTGCCGCATAGTACCACCTCCTTCTTGGAAACCTCCTTGTCCTTTGAAGGAGAGGAATATTTGGGAGAACTCGAAGTTCACAACTCGTATCCAGCGAATTGACAAGCTTCAAAATCggaattcaatgaaaaagaTATTGCCAACCAATCATAAcaagaggaggaaaaagagaagatgCATGAAAGGCGGAGTTGATAATGAAAATAGTAATGAGGAAATCAAAACTGCATGTGTAGTTGGAGTGTATGAGGCTGAGAGGTTTGGCTTTGAACCTGGTCCAGAGTTTACTCTGGATACATTTCAGAAGTATGCTAATGATTTTAAGGCCCAGTATTTTAGtagaaacaagaatttttcaGACCCAGGATGTAACAGCATGATGGTTGAGGAGCAGTGGCAGCCTTCAGTAGAGAATATTGAGGGAGAATATTGGCGGATGGTGGAGAAACCAACAGAAGAAATCGAG GTGCTTTATGGGGCTGATCTGGAAACTGGAGTATTTGGCAGTGGCTTTCCTAAAAATGCTCAGCAAGTTCATTCAGCTTCTGACATAAAGTATATTAACTCTGGCTGGAACTTGAATAACTTCCCCAGGCTTCCTGGTTCTGTTCTGTCATTTGAAGACAGTGATATATCAGGTGTGCTAGTTCCTTGGCTGTACATAGGAAtgtgcttttcttcattttgttgG CATGTTGAGGATCATCACTTGTACTCATTGAATTACATGCACTGGGGGGATCCAAAGATGTGGTATGGTGTTCCAGGATCAGATGCCCTGAAACTGGAGGCGGCTATGAGGAAACATCTTCCAGACCTCTTTGAAGAACAGCCTGACTTGCTTCATAAGCTT GTCACACAACTTTCTCCCTCAATTCTAAAATCTGAGGGTGTGCCTGTTTATCGATGTGTTCAGAATCCTGGGGAATTTGTCCTGACCTTCCCTCGAGCTTATCATGCTGGATTTAACTGCGGTTTTAATTGTGCTGAAGCAGTTAATGTTGCTCCTGTTGATTGGTTGCCACATGGACAGAATGCTATTCAGCTCTATCGTGAGCAAGGCCGAAAAACTTCCATTTCACATGATAAACTGTTGCTTGGTGCTGCTAGAGAAGCTGTGAAAGCAAATTGggaatataatttactaagaaAGTCCACGTCTAACAATTTAAGATGGAAGGATGTTTGTGGAAAGGAGGGGATCTTATCAAAAGCACTCAAG ACTCGTGTTGAGATGGAGCGATCGCAGAGGGAATTCCTTTGCAAATCCTCACAGGCACTGAAGATGGAGAGCTCCTTTGATGCTAATAGTGAGAGGGAATGCAGCATATGCCTTTTTGATCTGCATCTATCAGCAGCAGGTTGCCACCACTGTTCACCTGATAAATATGCATGCTTGCACCACGCAAAACAGTTATGCTCCTGTTCCTGGGGTGCtaagtttttcctttttcgtTATGACATCAATGAATTAAACATTTTGGTTGAGGCTTTGGAGGGGAAACTGAGTGCAGTATATCGATGGGCTAGGCTTGATCTTGGACTTGCTCTAAGTTCTTATGTTTCCAGAGACAATATGCAGATTCCTGGGCTCCTAGGTAAATTATCGTATGGCTCCCAAGTAGCTCCAAGTGACATGAGTTCACTGCCTATTGTTGTTTCCTCAAAAGAGCAGAAAGGGCAACCAGATGGGAGTCTTCTGAATCCTACAAAGTATTCTGGAGGGCCAAACTCTTCCCAGAAGCTGAAGTCACCTGTGGTGGTATTGGCTCTGGAAAACATGAAGGCATCATCAAACTTACTTTCCCAGAAAGTTGAGGTTGCAAAACATTGTCTGCCATGCAAAAAAGATAACTTTTTACAGTCAGCTCCCAGATATAAAGCTTCATTATGTCAACTTTCTCAAGTCAATGATCTCAAGCCACCATGTAAAGAAAATTTAGCGTCAGAGAAACCTGAAGGGAACCAGTTATCATATCCTGGAAACAAAGATGTCATCCTCCTGAGTGATGATGAGGGAGATCAACCTAGCAAAGAACCTTCTGTTGAAAAGGAGGCTTCTGAAAAGCATACAGGAAGTGTTCAGAAGCCAGTTTGCCCTGCCAATATGGTTAGTCTAAGTAGTTGTATTCGGAATCCAGCCTCAACAACCACTGTTACTGGTCCGTGTGTAATTCCTGATATACTGAAGCAAGGTTCCAGTATAGAGTGCCCAAAAGTTGAAGACCATGCAGCAGAAACTGAAAGGTATCTTGGGGTCAATTCTCTAAGCAGTTCTTGCTCTAAGTTTCCCTCAACAGACTCAGATTCTAGTAAACATGCcccaaagaagaaagagacCCCCAATTGTGATGAGGCAAATGCAGATAGTGACCACAAACCACAACAAATTGATGATGGAAGATCTTCTCATGGAGATAGTAATAAGAAGCTGGAATTGGATATTGAGTCAAAATCAATAGACAATGTCCAAACTGTATCATGTAACCCATCTGGTTCTCAGAATATCTTGGACAAATATTATCGCCAGAAGGGACCTCGTATTGCAAAAGTAGTTAGGAGAATTAATTGCAATGTTGAGCCTCTGGACTTTGGGAATGTTCGTGCAGGAAAGTTGTGGTGCGACAGTCGAGCTATTTATCCGAAAG GATTTAGGAGTCGAGTCAGATACATAGATGTTGTGGATCCCACTAACATGTGCTATTATGTCTCTGAAATTCTGGATGCTGGAAGGACTGGACCTCTATTTATG GTTCTCACCAGTTCAAAATGCATATTTCCTTTTCCTCTTGTTTTGGCTGACGACTTCTACTGCATCTCATTAACGTTGTGCCAGTGA
- the LOC105179665 gene encoding putative lysine-specific demethylase JMJ16 isoform X1, protein MGTELVGPCVKEDSMEIPSIPPGFESLVPFNLKRTEDNQVSGYSSSASAVESLTVKLEKEVDSNDDSKTVKSLRRRLGIKYNQFDNSSGDEHESEQHMFLRHQLPKGVVRGCEACSNCQKVTAKWHPEEARRPDIEEAPVFYPSEEEFEDTLKYISSIRAKAETYGICRIVPPPSWKPPCPLKERNIWENSKFTTRIQRIDKLQNRNSMKKILPTNHNKRRKKRRCMKGGVDNENSNEEIKTACVVGVYEAERFGFEPGPEFTLDTFQKYANDFKAQYFSRNKNFSDPGCNSMMVEEQWQPSVENIEGEYWRMVEKPTEEIEVLYGADLETGVFGSGFPKNAQQVHSASDIKYINSGWNLNNFPRLPGSVLSFEDSDISGVLVPWLYIGMCFSSFCWHVEDHHLYSLNYMHWGDPKMWYGVPGSDALKLEAAMRKHLPDLFEEQPDLLHKLVTQLSPSILKSEGVPVYRCVQNPGEFVLTFPRAYHAGFNCGFNCAEAVNVAPVDWLPHGQNAIQLYREQGRKTSISHDKLLLGAAREAVKANWEYNLLRKSTSNNLRWKDVCGKEGILSKALKTRVEMERSQREFLCKSSQALKMESSFDANSERECSICLFDLHLSAAGCHHCSPDKYACLHHAKQLCSCSWGAKFFLFRYDINELNILVEALEGKLSAVYRWARLDLGLALSSYVSRDNMQIPGLLGKLSYGSQVAPSDMSSLPIVVSSKEQKGQPDGSLLNPTKYSGGPNSSQKLKSPVVVLALENMKASSNLLSQKVEVAKHCLPCKKDNFLQSAPRYKASLCQLSQVNDLKPPCKENLASEKPEGNQLSYPGNKDVILLSDDEGDQPSKEPSVEKEASEKHTGSVQKPVCPANMVSLSSCIRNPASTTTVTGPCVIPDILKQGSSIECPKVEDHAAETERYLGVNSLSSSCSKFPSTDSDSSKHAPKKKETPNCDEANADSDHKPQQIDDGRSSHGDSNKKLELDIESKSIDNVQTVSCNPSGSQNILDKYYRQKGPRIAKVVRRINCNVEPLDFGNVRAGKLWCDSRAIYPKGFRSRVRYIDVVDPTNMCYYVSEILDAGRTGPLFMVSVEHCPSEVFVHVSAARCWEMVRERVNQEIAKQHKLGTANLPPLQPPGSLDGIEMFGFSSPAIVQVIQAMDQNRVCSDYWKSRPLMQIPQQSHYVESNSNSCLKSEPLNDEETRKSNPGVDKILSGLFKKANPEELQTLYSLLYNKNSTDDQSLLARLLSEEINRHPKIEFPA, encoded by the exons ATGGGCACAGAACTTGTTGGACCTTGTGTCAAAGAAGATAGCATGGAAATTCCCTCAATTCCTCCTGGTTTTGAGTCACTTGTGCCCTTCAATCTAAAGAGGACAGAGGATAATCAAGTTAGTGGTTACTCGAGCTCTGCTAGTGCTGTTGAATCACTAACAGTCAAGTTGGAGAAAGAGGTTGATTCTAATGACGACTCAAAAACCGTGAAATCCCTTAGGCGTAGGCTCGGAATAAAGTACAACCAGTTCGATAACAGTTCAGGTGATGAACACGAGTCTGAGCAG CATATGTTTTTGAGGCACCAGCTCCCAAAAGGGGTTGTTCGTGGGTGTGAAGCCTGTAGCAACTGTCAGAAG GTAACTGCAAAATGGCATCCAGAAGAAGCTCGCCGGCCCGATATTGAGGAGGCTCCCGTCTTCTATCCTTCTGAAGAG GAGTTTGAAGACACCTTAAAGTACATTTCAAGCATACGCGCTAAAGCAGAAACATATGGGATCTGCCGCATAGTACCACCTCCTTCTTGGAAACCTCCTTGTCCTTTGAAGGAGAGGAATATTTGGGAGAACTCGAAGTTCACAACTCGTATCCAGCGAATTGACAAGCTTCAAAATCggaattcaatgaaaaagaTATTGCCAACCAATCATAAcaagaggaggaaaaagagaagatgCATGAAAGGCGGAGTTGATAATGAAAATAGTAATGAGGAAATCAAAACTGCATGTGTAGTTGGAGTGTATGAGGCTGAGAGGTTTGGCTTTGAACCTGGTCCAGAGTTTACTCTGGATACATTTCAGAAGTATGCTAATGATTTTAAGGCCCAGTATTTTAGtagaaacaagaatttttcaGACCCAGGATGTAACAGCATGATGGTTGAGGAGCAGTGGCAGCCTTCAGTAGAGAATATTGAGGGAGAATATTGGCGGATGGTGGAGAAACCAACAGAAGAAATCGAG GTGCTTTATGGGGCTGATCTGGAAACTGGAGTATTTGGCAGTGGCTTTCCTAAAAATGCTCAGCAAGTTCATTCAGCTTCTGACATAAAGTATATTAACTCTGGCTGGAACTTGAATAACTTCCCCAGGCTTCCTGGTTCTGTTCTGTCATTTGAAGACAGTGATATATCAGGTGTGCTAGTTCCTTGGCTGTACATAGGAAtgtgcttttcttcattttgttgG CATGTTGAGGATCATCACTTGTACTCATTGAATTACATGCACTGGGGGGATCCAAAGATGTGGTATGGTGTTCCAGGATCAGATGCCCTGAAACTGGAGGCGGCTATGAGGAAACATCTTCCAGACCTCTTTGAAGAACAGCCTGACTTGCTTCATAAGCTT GTCACACAACTTTCTCCCTCAATTCTAAAATCTGAGGGTGTGCCTGTTTATCGATGTGTTCAGAATCCTGGGGAATTTGTCCTGACCTTCCCTCGAGCTTATCATGCTGGATTTAACTGCGGTTTTAATTGTGCTGAAGCAGTTAATGTTGCTCCTGTTGATTGGTTGCCACATGGACAGAATGCTATTCAGCTCTATCGTGAGCAAGGCCGAAAAACTTCCATTTCACATGATAAACTGTTGCTTGGTGCTGCTAGAGAAGCTGTGAAAGCAAATTGggaatataatttactaagaaAGTCCACGTCTAACAATTTAAGATGGAAGGATGTTTGTGGAAAGGAGGGGATCTTATCAAAAGCACTCAAG ACTCGTGTTGAGATGGAGCGATCGCAGAGGGAATTCCTTTGCAAATCCTCACAGGCACTGAAGATGGAGAGCTCCTTTGATGCTAATAGTGAGAGGGAATGCAGCATATGCCTTTTTGATCTGCATCTATCAGCAGCAGGTTGCCACCACTGTTCACCTGATAAATATGCATGCTTGCACCACGCAAAACAGTTATGCTCCTGTTCCTGGGGTGCtaagtttttcctttttcgtTATGACATCAATGAATTAAACATTTTGGTTGAGGCTTTGGAGGGGAAACTGAGTGCAGTATATCGATGGGCTAGGCTTGATCTTGGACTTGCTCTAAGTTCTTATGTTTCCAGAGACAATATGCAGATTCCTGGGCTCCTAGGTAAATTATCGTATGGCTCCCAAGTAGCTCCAAGTGACATGAGTTCACTGCCTATTGTTGTTTCCTCAAAAGAGCAGAAAGGGCAACCAGATGGGAGTCTTCTGAATCCTACAAAGTATTCTGGAGGGCCAAACTCTTCCCAGAAGCTGAAGTCACCTGTGGTGGTATTGGCTCTGGAAAACATGAAGGCATCATCAAACTTACTTTCCCAGAAAGTTGAGGTTGCAAAACATTGTCTGCCATGCAAAAAAGATAACTTTTTACAGTCAGCTCCCAGATATAAAGCTTCATTATGTCAACTTTCTCAAGTCAATGATCTCAAGCCACCATGTAAAGAAAATTTAGCGTCAGAGAAACCTGAAGGGAACCAGTTATCATATCCTGGAAACAAAGATGTCATCCTCCTGAGTGATGATGAGGGAGATCAACCTAGCAAAGAACCTTCTGTTGAAAAGGAGGCTTCTGAAAAGCATACAGGAAGTGTTCAGAAGCCAGTTTGCCCTGCCAATATGGTTAGTCTAAGTAGTTGTATTCGGAATCCAGCCTCAACAACCACTGTTACTGGTCCGTGTGTAATTCCTGATATACTGAAGCAAGGTTCCAGTATAGAGTGCCCAAAAGTTGAAGACCATGCAGCAGAAACTGAAAGGTATCTTGGGGTCAATTCTCTAAGCAGTTCTTGCTCTAAGTTTCCCTCAACAGACTCAGATTCTAGTAAACATGCcccaaagaagaaagagacCCCCAATTGTGATGAGGCAAATGCAGATAGTGACCACAAACCACAACAAATTGATGATGGAAGATCTTCTCATGGAGATAGTAATAAGAAGCTGGAATTGGATATTGAGTCAAAATCAATAGACAATGTCCAAACTGTATCATGTAACCCATCTGGTTCTCAGAATATCTTGGACAAATATTATCGCCAGAAGGGACCTCGTATTGCAAAAGTAGTTAGGAGAATTAATTGCAATGTTGAGCCTCTGGACTTTGGGAATGTTCGTGCAGGAAAGTTGTGGTGCGACAGTCGAGCTATTTATCCGAAAG GATTTAGGAGTCGAGTCAGATACATAGATGTTGTGGATCCCACTAACATGTGCTATTATGTCTCTGAAATTCTGGATGCTGGAAGGACTGGACCTCTATTTATG gtCTCTGTGGAACATTGTCCTAGTGAAGTATTTGTGCATGTCTCGGCAGCGAGATGCTGGGAAATGGTGCGGGAAAGGGTAAATCAGGAGATTGCAAAGCAGCATAAGTTAGGAACAGCAAACCTTCCTCCTTTGCAGCCTCCGGGGAGTCTGGATGGCATTGAAATGTTTGGCTTTTCTTCTCCAGCAATTGTCCAG GTAATTCAGGCTATGGACCAGAATCGTGTCTGTTCAGATTACTGGAAATCACGGCCCCTAATGCAGATCCCTCAGCAATCTCATTATGTGGAAAGTAATAGCAACTCTTGTTTGAAGTCAGAGCCCTTGAACGATGAAGAAACCAGGAAAAGCAATCCTGGCGTCGACAAGATACTGAGTGGCCTATTTAAGAAGGCAAATCCGGAGGAACTTCAGACCCTGTACAGTCTTTTATATAACAAGAATTCCACGGATGACCAAAGCTTACTGGCCCGGCTTCTTAGCGAGGAGATAAACAGGCACCCAAAAATAGAGTTCCCAGCGTAG